In Kangiella profundi, one DNA window encodes the following:
- a CDS encoding GspH/FimT family pseudopilin — protein MMSKQNTKAFTIIELMTTVAIVAIMAAIAVPGMRNLIMNNRLVGFSNDIVSSVSAARNEAIGSRQQVAIEPNGGDWSQGWRVFVDANDSGTFDAGEEIVREIEAYPSSMSENASPGNNIVFTSRGIMSNLGGWGTLTICDDRGAGRSINIAGAGNVTVSKIDVGGC, from the coding sequence ATGATGAGTAAACAGAACACTAAAGCATTTACAATCATCGAACTGATGACAACTGTTGCAATTGTGGCCATTATGGCTGCAATTGCCGTTCCGGGCATGAGAAACCTGATAATGAATAATCGCTTGGTCGGTTTTAGTAACGATATTGTTAGCTCGGTATCAGCGGCTCGTAATGAAGCCATTGGTTCACGTCAGCAGGTAGCTATTGAGCCAAATGGTGGCGATTGGTCTCAGGGCTGGCGAGTTTTCGTCGATGCTAACGATAGTGGTACATTCGATGCTGGTGAGGAAATCGTAAGAGAAATTGAAGCCTATCCAAGCTCTATGAGTGAGAATGCTTCACCAGGTAATAATATTGTTTTTACCTCTAGAGGCATTATGAGTAATCTTGGTGGTTGGGGTACATTGACCATTTGTGATGATCGAGGTGCTGGGCGCTCGATTAATATAGCTGGTGCTGGCAATGTTACTGTGTCTAAAATTGATGTTGGGGGATGTTAA